A single window of Actinomycetota bacterium DNA harbors:
- a CDS encoding alpha/beta hydrolase, giving the protein MVRVSFADADGVSIRCIDHGGDGPDLVLVHATGFHANVWDPYVPRLQDRFRVVAIDQRGHGGSDKPPAGYEWEAFGRDVLAAVDHLGLSEPAGVGHSAGAAALVLAQVSRPSTFSRLVLLDPVTPPPEWREAAAHRPNPMAETARGRRAVWESREQMSERLRAGSPLQTWRPEFLRAYVQHGTSERADGCYELCCPPEVEAQIYETSQRQLAWEGLAELRCPTLVVGGTHPTALWRDTEPATRRNPCVAGATVEGGHFFPMEDPEGTLAVVLPFLGAAA; this is encoded by the coding sequence GTGGTCCGGGTCTCCTTCGCCGACGCGGACGGCGTGTCCATCCGCTGCATCGACCACGGCGGTGACGGACCCGACCTCGTCCTCGTCCACGCGACCGGCTTCCACGCCAACGTGTGGGACCCGTACGTCCCCCGCTTGCAGGACCGGTTCCGGGTCGTGGCCATCGACCAACGGGGACACGGCGGGTCGGACAAACCTCCAGCCGGCTACGAGTGGGAGGCGTTCGGCCGGGACGTCCTGGCCGCGGTGGATCACCTGGGTCTGAGCGAGCCGGCCGGGGTCGGCCACTCGGCGGGGGCGGCCGCGCTGGTGCTGGCCCAGGTCTCGCGGCCCTCCACCTTCTCGCGCCTCGTCCTGCTCGACCCGGTGACGCCGCCTCCCGAGTGGCGGGAGGCGGCCGCCCACCGTCCCAACCCGATGGCGGAGACCGCCCGCGGGCGCCGCGCCGTATGGGAGTCGCGCGAGCAGATGTCCGAGCGGCTGCGCGCCGGGTCGCCGCTGCAGACATGGCGGCCGGAGTTCCTCCGCGCCTACGTGCAGCACGGTACGTCCGAACGCGCGGACGGCTGTTACGAGCTCTGCTGCCCACCCGAGGTGGAGGCGCAGATCTACGAGACCAGCCAGCGCCAGCTGGCCTGGGAGGGCCTCGCCGAGCTCCGGTGCCCCACGCTGGTGGTCGGCGGGACGCACCCCACCGCCCTGTGGAGGGACACCGAACCCGCCACGCGTCGCAACCCCTGCGTCGCGGGGGCCACCGTCGAGGGAGGGCACTTCTTCCCGATGGAGGACCCGGAAGGCACGCTCGCGGTCGTCCTCCCCTTCCTCGGAGCGGCCGCGTGA
- a CDS encoding aminotransferase class I/II-fold pyridoxal phosphate-dependent enzyme has protein sequence MTGFTTRSLPDPEDPRPGGAPLSVPIHQTATFAFPDAAELAELISSGKGESYVYSRWQNPTRAALERTVAGLEGAEAAVSFSSGMAAITTTLATLARAGDHVVFSSDLYGGTFATASKLLPRWGVEVSLAASHRTDDLLAAMRDDTTVCYVETIGNPRCSLADLPALADECRRRSVRLVVDNTFASPYLCRPAELGADVVIESSTKYLGGHHDLVGGLACGTAGLMREVREVSIDLGGTPSPFDAWLTMRGIATLAIRLGRICASALRLAEMLESHPSVARVWYPGLPTHPDHDLARRLLPRGASGMMAVELAGGLEAGRRFCETVRVARMAASLGGVHTLVIHPATVTHTQLGRSEREAIGVTDGLLRISVGIEDVEDLLEDFAGALGG, from the coding sequence GTGACCGGGTTCACGACCCGTTCGCTCCCCGATCCCGAGGACCCGCGTCCGGGCGGGGCCCCCCTCTCGGTACCGATCCACCAGACCGCCACCTTCGCCTTCCCCGACGCGGCCGAGCTGGCCGAGCTGATCTCCTCGGGGAAGGGGGAGAGCTACGTCTACTCCCGCTGGCAGAACCCGACACGCGCCGCGCTCGAACGCACGGTGGCTGGGCTCGAAGGCGCGGAGGCCGCCGTCTCCTTCTCCTCGGGGATGGCGGCGATCACCACGACCCTGGCCACGCTGGCGAGGGCGGGCGACCACGTGGTCTTCTCCTCCGACCTTTACGGGGGGACGTTCGCCACGGCCAGCAAGCTCCTCCCGCGCTGGGGGGTCGAGGTCTCGCTGGCCGCGTCGCACCGAACGGACGACCTGCTCGCGGCGATGCGGGACGACACCACCGTCTGCTACGTCGAGACGATCGGCAACCCCCGCTGCTCCCTGGCCGACCTCCCGGCCCTAGCGGACGAGTGCCGGCGGCGTTCGGTCCGGCTCGTCGTGGACAACACCTTCGCGAGCCCCTACCTGTGCCGGCCCGCGGAGCTGGGGGCGGACGTCGTGATCGAGTCCTCCACGAAGTACCTGGGCGGACACCACGACCTCGTCGGCGGGCTGGCCTGCGGGACGGCCGGGTTGATGCGGGAGGTCCGAGAGGTCTCGATCGATCTCGGGGGGACACCGAGCCCCTTCGACGCCTGGCTCACGATGCGCGGGATCGCGACGCTCGCCATCCGGCTCGGCCGGATCTGCGCCTCGGCGCTGCGCCTGGCCGAGATGCTCGAGTCGCACCCGTCGGTCGCCCGCGTCTGGTACCCCGGGCTCCCGACCCACCCGGACCACGACCTGGCCCGGCGGCTGCTCCCCCGGGGAGCGTCGGGGATGATGGCGGTCGAGCTGGCCGGCGGGCTCGAGGCCGGCCGACGCTTCTGCGAGACGGTGCGCGTGGCGCGAATGGCGGCCAGCCTGGGCGGCGTCCACACGCTCGTGATTCACCCGGCCACCGTCACCCATACCCAGCTCGGGCGATCGGAGCGGGAGGCCATCGGTGTGACTGACGGGCTGTTGAGGATCAGCGTCGGGATCGAGGACGTGGAAGACCTGCTCGAGGACTTCGCCGGGGCGCTGGGGGGCTAA
- a CDS encoding aminotransferase class V-fold PLP-dependent enzyme translates to MDGSLQPSPEEFGAVMEQLTAFAEQVLSSGPPASDFSGIHELLAELDEAEPARGELPELLDLLTRASAKGMNHLHPGFLAYIPVAGAPVNAVADFVAALLNRYVGVQWASPTMAQLEWNVVRWLAAMFGYPEEARGVLTSGGSFANFTALVTARHARLGAGHLQGAIYQTDQAHMSVERAARLAGVDPALVRFVATDDGLRMDVDALEEAIEADVSRGIEPFLVVLSAGTTNSGAVDPIVDAARVARASGAWVHVDAAYGGAFVLTEHGREVMRGIDEADSITFDPHKGLFSSMGLGCVLVRDGEAMRRAHMGEHAYLQPAGQPGLPPNLSDYSMELTRPFRGLRLWLALKLYGWEPFRQALELNRQLAVDLHRALVADDRYEAPWAPQLSTVVFRDAGGDEATERLLEGVNADGRVLLSSTRMRDRLWLRACFLSHRTDRATLEDLLDALGMSGAQPPGAG, encoded by the coding sequence CAGCCTTCGCCCGAGGAGTTCGGCGCCGTTATGGAGCAACTCACGGCGTTCGCCGAGCAGGTGCTCTCGTCGGGGCCGCCGGCGAGTGACTTCTCCGGGATCCACGAGCTCTTGGCCGAGCTCGACGAGGCGGAGCCCGCCCGGGGGGAGCTCCCCGAGCTGCTCGACCTGCTCACCCGGGCGTCCGCGAAGGGGATGAACCACCTCCATCCGGGGTTCCTCGCCTACATCCCGGTCGCCGGGGCGCCCGTCAACGCCGTGGCGGACTTCGTCGCCGCGCTCCTCAACCGGTACGTGGGGGTGCAGTGGGCGTCGCCGACGATGGCGCAGCTGGAGTGGAACGTCGTGAGGTGGCTCGCGGCGATGTTCGGGTACCCGGAGGAGGCCCGCGGTGTCCTGACCTCGGGCGGCAGCTTCGCCAACTTCACCGCGCTCGTGACCGCTCGGCACGCCCGCCTGGGTGCCGGCCACCTGCAGGGAGCGATCTACCAGACCGATCAGGCGCACATGTCCGTCGAGCGGGCGGCGCGTCTCGCCGGGGTCGACCCCGCCCTGGTCCGGTTCGTGGCGACCGACGACGGGCTGAGGATGGACGTGGACGCGCTCGAAGAAGCGATCGAGGCGGACGTGTCGCGCGGCATCGAACCCTTCCTGGTCGTGTTGAGCGCGGGCACGACCAACTCGGGCGCGGTCGACCCGATCGTGGACGCCGCGCGGGTGGCCCGGGCCTCAGGCGCGTGGGTGCATGTCGACGCCGCCTACGGCGGCGCGTTCGTGCTCACCGAGCACGGACGGGAGGTCATGCGCGGCATCGACGAGGCCGACTCGATCACCTTCGACCCGCACAAGGGGCTGTTCTCGTCCATGGGGCTGGGGTGCGTCCTGGTGCGTGACGGGGAGGCGATGCGGCGGGCGCACATGGGGGAGCACGCCTACCTGCAGCCGGCCGGGCAGCCGGGGCTGCCGCCCAACCTCAGCGACTACTCGATGGAGCTGACCCGGCCCTTCCGGGGCCTGCGTCTGTGGCTCGCGTTGAAGCTGTACGGCTGGGAGCCCTTCCGGCAGGCACTCGAGCTCAACCGGCAGCTGGCGGTCGACCTCCACCGCGCCCTCGTCGCCGACGATCGCTACGAGGCGCCGTGGGCGCCGCAGCTGTCGACGGTCGTCTTCCGCGACGCGGGCGGCGACGAGGCGACCGAGCGGCTGCTGGAGGGCGTGAACGCGGACGGACGCGTGCTGCTGTCCTCCACGCGGATGCGGGACAGGCTCTGGCTCAGGGCGTGCTTCCTTAGCCACCGCACGGACCGGGCGACCCTCGAAGATCTGCTGGACGCGCTCGGGATGTCCGGAGCGCAGCCGCCGGGCGCGGGTTAG